A section of the Maylandia zebra isolate NMK-2024a linkage group LG8, Mzebra_GT3a, whole genome shotgun sequence genome encodes:
- the chad gene encoding chondroadherin, whose translation MRCVSWLLLWTCLLMLGIVVRGAPAQCPSQCHCHGDLQHVICDNVGLKKIPRVSEATRLLNLQRNNLGSIPTGAFSESKGLISLHMQHCHLREIGSQAFKGLNKLVYLYLSNNDISTIKPGAFEDLTELTYLHLDGNQISDLPKGIFSPMINLFVLQLSDNKLRELRQGTFSGAKDLRWLHISNNELTTLHASSLDDVENLAKLHLDGNKMSTYPSVAMSKLRVVEELTLGKNPMKTIPDNAFQSFGRYMEKLHLDNMGLEKLTDGAFTGVTTVKVLHLENNRLKSIPKSLQFNTITNLTLFNNPWNCSCQIAPLRKWMDSIPSLNRPDALCASPNQHKGKQVRDITGFKRCRPKTARAKKGMRQ comes from the exons ATGCGCTGTGTGAGCTGGTTGTTGCTGTGGACCTGCCTCCTGATGCTGGGCATCGTAGTGCGGGGCGCCCCGGCCCAGTGCCCGAGCCAGTGCCACTGCCACGGTGACCTTCAGCATGTCATCTGTGACAACGTGGGGCTGAAGAAGATCCCTCGGGTGTCGGAGGCCACCCGTTTGCTGAACCTGCAGAGGAACAACCTGGGCAGCATACCCACGGGAGCCTTCAGCGAAAGCAAGGGACTCATCTCTCTGCACATGCAACACTGCCACCTCCGAGAGATCGGATCCCAGGCCTTCAAGGGACTGAACAAGCTCGTCTACCTCTACCTGTCCAACAATGACATCAGCACCATCAAGCCCGGTGCCTTTGAGGATCTCACTGAGCTCACCTACCTCCACCTAGACGGGAACCAGATCAGCGACCTGCCAAAGGGCATCTTCTCCCCAATGATCAACCTCTTTGTTCTGCAGCTCAGCGACAACAAGCTGCGGGAGCTGCGTCAGGGGACCTTCTCGGGCGCCAAAGACCTGCGCTGGCTGCACATTAGTAACAACGAGCTGACGACACTGCACGCGAGCTCTCTGGACGACGTAGAGAACCTCGCCAAACTTCACCTGGACGGCAACAAGATGTCCACTTATCCCAGCGTGGCAATGAGCAAACTGCGGGTGGTGGAGGAGCTCACGCTGGGGAAGAACCCCATGAAGACTATCCCTGACAACGCCTTCCAGAGCTTTGGGCGCTATATGGAGAAACTACACCTGGACAACATGGGTCTGGAGAAG TTAACCGACGGCGCATTTACCGGTGTGACGACGGTCAAGGTGCTTCACCTGGAAAACAACAGGCTAAAGTCGATTCCCAAAAGCCTCCAGTTCAACACCATCACCAACCTCACCCTCTTCAACAACCCGTGGAACTGCAGCTGCCAGATAGCTCCACTGCGCAA GTGGATGGACTCGATCCCAAGCCTGAACCGTCCAGATGCACTGTGCGCATCTCCGAATCAGCATAAGGGCAAGCAGGTCAGAGACATCACTGGCTTCAAGCGCTGCAGACCGAAGACAGCGAGGGCCAAAAAGGGCATGCGCCAATGA
- the acsf2 gene encoding medium-chain acyl-CoA ligase ACSF2, mitochondrial, producing the protein MIPTVAFCTPTMRNCAFFRGLKLFQRPWTRQPGLTTSTRGLHVDGPPIIPTLTTSYVHGTSSTSLLHMTVAESLQRSVERWPDREAMAFLQDGVRKTFAQFQQDVDQAAAGLLALGMKKGDRLGMWGPNTYEWVLFQFATAKAGIILVAVNPAYQVQEVEFALQKVGCKAVVCPTQFKTLNYCDMLRKICPEIETSSPGDIKSSRLPELRSVIVLDSRQPGMLHFEDVMQAGGSQHMQQLQDLQKKISFDDPINIQFTSGTTGAPKGATLSHHNIINNSYFIGRRLGYHWRPHTRVCVPVPLYHCFGSVGGGISMAVHGISTVFPSRGYDGKANLAAIESERCTFIYGTPTMYVDMLNQPDLTKYDLSSVEGGIMAGSPCPQELVKKVFSDLNAKEITLGYGTTENSPVTFLASPLDNVERKTETVGYITDHLEAKIVDPTTGMVVPVGTSGEIMIRGYCVMLEYWNDRAKTDECITKDRWYKTGDIGSMDTYGYCRIDGRIKDMIIRGGENIYPAEIEQFLHRHPKVKEAQVVGVKDERMGEEICACIKLVDGADCTAEEIKAYCKGQISHFKIPRYVLFVTSYPLTITGKIQKKKLSEQVEKQLKE; encoded by the exons CGGCCTCCATGTGGACGGTCCGCCCATCATCCCGACTCTCACCACCAGCTATGTCCATGGCACGTCTTCCACTTCGCTGCTCCACATGACGGTAGCAGAGAGCCTGCAGAGGTCGGTGGAGCGCTGGCCCGACAGAGAGGCCATGGCTTTCCTACAAGATGGAGTCCGCAAGACCTTCGCACAGTTCCAACAAGAT gTGGACCAGGCTGCAGCCGGGCTGCTGGCGCTCGGAATGAAGAAAGGAGACCGGCTCGGCATGTGGGGACCAAACACTTATGAGTGGGTCCTGTTCCAGTTTGCAACAGCCAAAGCTGGGATTATACTG GTGGCTGTGAACCCAGCATACCAGGTGCAGGAGGTGGAGTTTGCCTTGCAGAAG GTTGGGTGCAAAGCTGTAGTGTGCCCTACGCAGTTTAAAACCCTGAATTACTGCGACATGCTGAGGAAGATCTGTCCAGAAATCGAGACGTCCAGCCCAGGAGACATCAAGAGCAGCAG ACTCCCTGAACTCCGCTCCGTGATTGTTTTGGACAGCCGACAGCCGGGCATGCTTCACTTTGAGGATGTGATGCAGGCCGGCGGCAGTCAGCACATgcagcagcttcaggatctgcaAAAGAAGATCTCGTTCGATGACCCCATAAACATCCAGTTCACTTCG GGTACAACTGGAGCTCCAAAGGGTGCCACCTTGTCACATCACAACATCATCAACAACTCCTACTTTATTGGAAGAAGACTGGGATACCACTGGAGA CCTCACACTCGAGTCTGTGTGCCAGTGCCTCTGTACCACTGCTTCGGCTCTGTGGGTGGCGGGATCTCCATGGCCGTGCACGGCATCTCCACCGTCTTTCCTTCCAGGGGATACGATGGAAAGGCAAACTTGGCAGCTATCGAGAGTGAAAG GTGCACCTTCATCTATGGCACGCCCACCATGTATGTCGACATGCTCAACCAGCCGGACCTCACTAAATATGACTTGTCATCAGTGGAGGgag GCATCATGGCTGGTTCACCCTGCCCTCAAGAACTTGTGAAGAAAGTTTTCTCTGACTTGAATGCGAAGGAAATAACA CTTGGATATGGCACCACAGAGAACAGCCCCGTGACGTTCCTCGCCTCCCCACTGGACAACGTGGAGAGAAAGACTGAGACTGTTGGCTACATTACAGATCACTTGGAG GCTAAAATAGTGGACCCTACAACCGGGATGGTCGTACCTGTGGGTACCTCAGGGGAGATTATGATCAGAGGATACTGTGTGATGCTGGAATACTGGAATGACAGAGCAAAAACAGATGAGTGCATCACTAAAGACCGGTGGTACAAAACTGG CGACATCGGCAGCATGGATACATACGGCTACTGCAGGATAGACGGCAGGATTAAAGACATGATCATCAGGGGAGGAGAGAACATTTACCCGGCAGAGATCGAGCAGTTTCTGCACAGACACCCCAAAGTTAAAGAGGCACAG GTGGTGGGAGTTAAAGATGAGCGTATGGGTGAGGAGATCTGTGCCTGCATCAAACTGGTGGATGGAGCAGACTGCACTGCAGAAGAAATCAAAGCTTACTGCAAGGGACAG ATCTCCCACTTCAAGATTCCTCGTTACGTACTTTTTGTAACCAGCTACCCACTCACGATCACTGGAAAG aTCCAAAAGAAGAAACTGAGTGAACAGGTGGAGAAGCAACTGAAGGAGTGA
- the armc7 gene encoding armadillo repeat-containing protein 7: MWRSGSSGGSDRFEYLQTLVTEFQDTDSDEAKEQVLANLANFAYDPKNVEYLRELQVTDLFLDMLTEENENFVEFGMGGLCNLSMDPECRDVVLQSDGIRLVTNCLSSQREETVLSAITTLVNLLTPTSRSQITDPAILQCMLRFSLSESPRLRNLATVFLQDSCSEEQVAQAQQQMEGQQTAVGIPLPKD, encoded by the exons ATGTGGAGGAGCGGCTCGTCCGGAGGCTCTGACCGCTTTGAGTATTTACAAACTCTGGTCACCGAGTTTCAGGACACCGACAGCGACg aGGCAAAGGAACAAGTTCTGGCTAATTTGGCCAATTTTGCATACGATCCAAAGAACGTGGAGTATCTGAGAGAGCTGCAGGTGACTGACCTCTTCTTGGACATGCTGACTGAGGAGAATGAGAACTTTGTGGAGTTTGGGATGG GAGGGCTCTGTAACCTCAGCATGGACCCTGAGTGCAGAGATGTCGTCCTGCAGAGCGACGGCATCCGCTTAGTCACAAACTGCTTGTCGAGCCAGAGGGAAGAGACTGTCCTGTCAGCCATCACCACCCTCGTGAACCTCCTAACACCCACGTCACGCTCTCAGATCACCGATCCCGCCATCCTGCAGTGCATGCTGCGCTTCTCCCTCTCCGAGAGCCCGCGTCTGCGCAACCTGGCTACCGTGTTTCTGCAGGACTCCTGCAGCGAGGAGCAGGTGGCGCAGGCGCAGCAGCAGATGGAGGGGCAGCAGACGGCAGTCGGCATCCCGCTGCCCAAAGACTAA